The following proteins are co-located in the Nocardioides piscis genome:
- the murJ gene encoding murein biosynthesis integral membrane protein MurJ, producing MAAGTLFSRISGFVRAFLLAAALGNLLSGDLFSIANTIPNMLYILLAGGIFNAVLVPQLVRATKTDADGGEAFTNRVITLAALFLGTITLLLVVAAPWVMGVFLDPVFDDPQLATQRASVVDFARYCLPQVFFYGMFVLVGQILNAHGRFGPMMWAPIANNAVSVLVLAAYLLVYGPARGDERCQGFEPGQELLLGLGSTLGIVVQCLILLPYLRRAGIRYRPQFDFRDSGLGHTLRLGTWTILVVAVNQIAYTVVVRLASGGTAQSATDGCGVGMTAEGTGYTVYSTAFLIVMVPHSIVTVSIATAVLPRLSRLAADRNLPDLAISVAGTLRASLTLIVPFAFLIPVIAADVANAISFGAARSTSENYGPTIALFGPGILFFTVHYLMLRGFFALERTQTVFWVQCIIAGVNVAAAMALVGVTEARLTAPSLAAAYGASYAVGSALSYLILRRALGGLDTRRLLAFLARMLVPTVGATGMAYLLAHVLHATVEEPTQLTAALWVAAVATADGIVFLGLAWLLRVAEITQVGTFVVRRLHAAARHG from the coding sequence ATGGCGGCCGGCACCCTGTTCTCGCGCATCAGCGGTTTCGTCAGGGCGTTCCTGCTGGCGGCAGCGCTCGGGAACCTGTTGAGCGGCGACCTGTTCTCCATCGCGAACACCATCCCCAACATGTTGTACATCCTGCTGGCCGGGGGCATCTTCAACGCAGTTCTCGTCCCCCAACTGGTACGAGCGACAAAGACGGATGCCGACGGTGGCGAGGCCTTCACCAACCGGGTGATCACCCTGGCGGCGCTGTTCCTCGGCACCATCACTCTCTTATTGGTGGTCGCCGCACCTTGGGTGATGGGCGTGTTCCTAGATCCCGTCTTCGACGACCCGCAGCTCGCGACCCAGCGTGCCTCGGTCGTCGACTTCGCTCGATACTGTCTGCCACAGGTGTTCTTCTACGGCATGTTCGTGTTGGTCGGGCAGATCCTCAACGCCCACGGTCGTTTCGGGCCGATGATGTGGGCGCCGATTGCCAACAATGCCGTCTCGGTGTTGGTGCTTGCGGCGTACCTGCTCGTGTACGGACCTGCGCGCGGCGATGAACGGTGCCAGGGCTTCGAGCCAGGGCAGGAACTGTTGCTGGGGCTTGGGTCCACTCTGGGCATCGTGGTCCAGTGCCTCATCCTGCTCCCCTATTTGAGGCGCGCTGGAATCCGCTATCGGCCCCAGTTCGACTTCCGCGACTCAGGGTTGGGTCATACTCTTCGACTCGGGACGTGGACGATCCTGGTGGTGGCCGTCAACCAGATTGCCTACACAGTCGTGGTTCGTCTCGCCTCCGGCGGTACCGCTCAGTCAGCCACCGACGGATGCGGCGTCGGCATGACGGCGGAGGGCACGGGCTACACCGTCTACTCCACGGCGTTCCTGATCGTGATGGTGCCGCACTCGATCGTGACAGTGTCTATCGCGACAGCGGTTCTGCCCCGGTTGTCTAGGCTCGCGGCCGACCGGAACCTTCCTGATCTGGCCATCTCCGTGGCCGGGACCTTACGGGCGTCCTTGACGCTGATCGTGCCTTTCGCCTTCCTGATTCCCGTCATCGCCGCCGACGTCGCTAACGCTATCTCGTTCGGGGCCGCCCGATCGACCTCCGAAAACTACGGGCCGACGATCGCCCTCTTCGGACCGGGAATCCTGTTCTTCACCGTTCACTACTTGATGCTGCGGGGCTTCTTCGCCCTCGAGCGCACCCAGACGGTCTTCTGGGTGCAGTGCATCATCGCCGGCGTGAACGTCGCGGCCGCCATGGCTCTGGTTGGCGTCACAGAGGCTCGACTGACGGCCCCCTCGCTGGCGGCGGCGTACGGCGCCTCCTACGCCGTGGGTTCCGCACTGTCCTACTTGATATTGCGACGCGCTCTCGGCGGGCTGGACACCCGCCGACTCCTCGCATTCTTGGCCAGGATGCTGGTGCCAACAGTCGGCGCGACCGGTATGGCCTACCTGCTCGCGCACGTCCTTCACGCCACCGTGGAAGAGCCCACTCAACTGACTGCGGCTCTATGGGTGGCCGCAGTAGCGACCGCAGACGGGATCGTTTTTCTCGGCCTCGCCTGGCTGCTCCGGGTAGCCGAAATCACCCAGGTCGGCACGTTCGTCGTACGCCGCCTGCATGCCGCGGCCAGACACGGCTAG
- a CDS encoding M56 family metallopeptidase has product MTTTLGLLLFGVGLGVLGPRRLERSSWLTRSPLLGILAWLTLSLTVFVSFVWAGVTVAAHAMPDGGWLGSAVHACSVLLSEEGVWKQSPVIPALGAALSFGAVGALFGAVQIARRRERSQLRRKRDLLEVVCAPHSEPDVMVLEHHVPSVFCLPGGRGASVVVSRGALDCLSESQLQQVLAHERAHLASRHHLILRWADAFAVVLRGRLGSAQARIRIAELVEMHADDAAGRHNRRDLAEAVIALAGGAHPTGALGAGGSALSRVRRLTAPVKPISQVARGGILLSLLTMVLAPGIIALTPGLSAIFVDACPFFF; this is encoded by the coding sequence ATGACGACAACGCTGGGACTGTTGCTCTTCGGGGTGGGGCTCGGCGTGCTGGGGCCCCGTCGCCTGGAACGGTCGAGCTGGCTCACGCGGTCGCCTCTGCTGGGCATCCTTGCTTGGCTGACGCTGTCGTTGACGGTTTTCGTGTCCTTCGTGTGGGCGGGCGTGACAGTTGCCGCTCATGCGATGCCCGATGGCGGGTGGCTCGGCAGTGCGGTTCACGCGTGCTCGGTGCTGTTGTCGGAAGAAGGGGTCTGGAAGCAGAGCCCGGTGATTCCAGCCTTGGGTGCCGCCCTGTCTTTTGGTGCCGTGGGCGCACTCTTTGGCGCCGTACAGATTGCTCGCCGTCGCGAGCGATCTCAGTTGCGGCGCAAGAGAGACCTCTTGGAGGTCGTGTGCGCACCTCACTCGGAGCCGGACGTGATGGTGCTGGAGCACCACGTGCCTTCCGTGTTTTGTCTTCCCGGGGGCCGAGGAGCCAGCGTTGTCGTCAGTCGAGGGGCTTTGGATTGCCTCTCGGAGTCTCAGCTGCAGCAGGTTCTCGCCCATGAGCGGGCGCACCTCGCCTCGCGCCATCACTTGATCTTGCGGTGGGCGGACGCGTTTGCGGTGGTCCTGCGGGGGCGTCTCGGCTCAGCCCAGGCACGGATCCGTATTGCGGAACTTGTAGAAATGCACGCCGATGATGCCGCCGGCCGGCACAACAGGAGAGACCTCGCCGAGGCAGTGATCGCGCTTGCCGGCGGAGCTCACCCCACCGGCGCCCTCGGCGCGGGCGGGTCAGCGTTGTCTCGCGTGCGCCGCCTCACTGCACCGGTCAAACCGATCTCACAAGTTGCCCGCGGAGGCATCCTGCTGTCCCTGTTGACGATGGTCCTGGCGCCCGGGATCATCGCGCTGACACCGGGCCTCTCCGCCATTTTCGTGGATGCTTGTCCGTTCTTCTTCTAA
- a CDS encoding BlaI/MecI/CopY family transcriptional regulator: protein MFVEKGAAIVSHLGQLEAAVMECLWAHDEAMPVREVLTELNGSRELAYTTVMTVLDNLHRKGMVARSKAGRAWVYIPVGSRSSYTAELMEEALAGNPDRGAALLHFVEKLPADELMQLRQLLDPTGPDPSVTSKSPASETARQL from the coding sequence ATGTTCGTAGAGAAGGGGGCCGCCATCGTGAGCCACTTGGGTCAACTAGAAGCGGCGGTCATGGAGTGCCTGTGGGCGCACGATGAGGCCATGCCGGTGCGCGAGGTGCTCACTGAGCTCAACGGTAGTCGCGAACTTGCGTACACCACGGTCATGACGGTGTTGGACAACCTGCACCGCAAGGGAATGGTCGCCCGAAGCAAGGCTGGTCGCGCATGGGTGTACATCCCGGTGGGCTCTCGCTCCAGCTACACCGCCGAGTTGATGGAGGAGGCGTTGGCCGGCAATCCAGATCGGGGCGCGGCGTTGTTGCACTTCGTCGAGAAGCTACCGGCTGACGAACTGATGCAACTGCGTCAGCTCCTGGACCCCACCGGCCCGGACCCCAGTGTCACCAGTAAGTCGCCTGCGTCGGAGACGGCTCGGCAACTATGA